In one window of Euzebyales bacterium DNA:
- a CDS encoding helix-turn-helix transcriptional regulator — protein MAEDGLRIGQAATLLGVSVDTLRRWEDQGRVELARSDGGQRLVPLPEVQRLLGERRTPSRVIAASSARNQLDAIVTRVVSGVAAATIEMQAGPYRLVALTTAESVDELALDIGTRVVASVKATNVIVGLPRE, from the coding sequence GTGGCGGAGGATGGGCTTCGGATCGGCCAGGCGGCGACGCTGCTCGGCGTCAGCGTGGACACGCTGCGCCGGTGGGAGGACCAGGGTCGGGTCGAGCTCGCGCGCAGCGACGGCGGCCAGCGGTTGGTGCCGTTGCCAGAGGTCCAACGCCTGCTCGGGGAGCGTCGCACGCCGTCGCGGGTGATCGCGGCGTCGTCGGCGCGCAACCAGCTGGACGCGATCGTGACGCGTGTGGTCTCAGGCGTTGCTGCGGCGACCATCGAGATGCAGGCCGGTCCGTACAGGCTCGTCGCGCTGACGACCGCCGAGAGCGTCGACGAGCTCGCGTTGGACATCGGCACGCGTGTCGTCGCCTCGGTCAAGGCCACCAATGTCATCGTCGGACTTCCCAGGGAGTAG
- a CDS encoding helix-hairpin-helix domain-containing protein yields the protein MTDNHDVARLLYELGALSERLDDRTRRFRANAYRRAAATVAGLTEDVFALSIEELTALPGVGAGTAARIDEFRRTGTIERLEHLRALDPYGAEELLRVPGLGPTTVVKLRDALDVRDVAGLRAALDAERVRTVRVRTCHRATAA from the coding sequence GTGACCGACAACCACGACGTCGCGCGGCTGCTGTACGAGCTGGGTGCGCTCAGCGAGCGGCTCGACGACCGCACCCGACGGTTCCGCGCGAACGCCTATCGCCGCGCGGCCGCCACCGTCGCCGGTCTCACCGAGGACGTGTTCGCCCTGTCCATCGAGGAGTTGACCGCGCTGCCCGGTGTGGGCGCCGGTACCGCCGCACGGATCGATGAGTTCCGTCGGACGGGCACGATCGAGCGGCTCGAGCACCTGCGCGCGTTGGACCCGTACGGTGCCGAGGAGCTCCTGCGCGTGCCGGGGCTCGGGCCGACGACGGTGGTCAAGCTGCGCGACGCCCTGGATGTCCGGGACGTCGCCGGGCTGCGCGCCGCGCTCGATGCCGAGCGGGTGCGCACCGTGCGGGTTCGGACCTGCCACCGAGCGACGGCTGCGTGA
- a CDS encoding M28 family metallopeptidase: MASAVPAASAPNNNNSEKLRRAVTVDGILEHEQAFQSFAEAGGDNRLSGAPGYEDSVDYVADRAEAAGYDVEVQEFEYDLSFLADWEAPILSVVGGTDFVAGIAGASLGGDFGSMFKSTTYGTDITAPVWAIDLVLPPGDAPNTSTSGCEASDYDGVPEGAIIIVQRGTCTFAQKFTLADASPAGGMVFINEGQPGRTTPLWFNFDGLEIPTFAATVETGTALANGVSSGDTGLTARFKIDWRPGTYTTRNVIAETPGGDADNVIAVGAHLDSVGVGAGIQDNGSGSATILEIAEGMAKVKPRNKVRFLWFGAEESGLLGSTFYVNNLSAEQQSQIAAMLNFDMIASPNFVRFVYDGDLSDSEPPPSGAPEGSAQIEELFLDYFESQDLPVEPTEFSGRSDYGPFIEAGIPAGGLFTGAEGIKTQEQEEIYGGIAGEQYDQCYHLSCDTIDNLSLDALDQMSDAAAHATISLAQSTEAINERRGKGNFNVKPDHDVPAPTDMAAMPR, from the coding sequence ATGGCGAGTGCGGTTCCCGCCGCCTCCGCGCCGAACAACAACAACTCGGAGAAGCTGCGTCGGGCGGTCACCGTCGACGGCATCCTCGAGCACGAGCAGGCGTTCCAGTCCTTCGCCGAGGCTGGGGGCGACAACCGCCTGTCAGGTGCGCCCGGCTACGAGGACTCGGTCGACTACGTCGCCGATCGTGCCGAGGCCGCGGGCTATGACGTCGAGGTCCAGGAGTTCGAGTACGACCTGAGCTTCCTGGCCGACTGGGAGGCGCCGATCCTCAGCGTGGTCGGCGGCACCGACTTCGTGGCGGGAATCGCCGGGGCCAGCCTCGGTGGCGACTTCGGGTCGATGTTCAAGAGCACCACGTATGGCACAGACATCACGGCCCCTGTGTGGGCCATCGATCTCGTGCTACCACCCGGCGATGCGCCGAACACGAGCACGAGTGGCTGTGAGGCGTCCGACTACGACGGCGTACCCGAGGGCGCGATCATCATCGTCCAGCGGGGGACCTGCACGTTCGCGCAGAAGTTCACCCTTGCTGACGCGTCGCCGGCGGGCGGGATGGTCTTCATCAACGAGGGCCAGCCCGGCCGCACCACCCCGCTGTGGTTCAACTTCGACGGCTTGGAGATCCCCACCTTCGCGGCGACCGTGGAGACCGGAACCGCGCTCGCGAACGGCGTGTCGAGCGGCGACACGGGGTTGACCGCACGCTTCAAGATCGATTGGCGTCCCGGCACCTACACCACGCGTAACGTCATCGCAGAGACGCCCGGTGGTGACGCCGACAACGTCATCGCGGTCGGTGCCCACCTCGACAGCGTCGGTGTCGGCGCGGGCATTCAGGACAACGGGTCGGGATCCGCGACGATCCTCGAGATCGCCGAGGGGATGGCCAAGGTGAAACCGCGCAACAAGGTGCGGTTCCTGTGGTTCGGTGCGGAGGAATCCGGTCTGCTGGGTTCGACGTTCTACGTCAACAACCTCTCCGCGGAGCAGCAGTCACAGATCGCGGCGATGCTCAACTTCGACATGATCGCGTCGCCGAACTTCGTCCGGTTCGTGTACGACGGCGATCTTTCGGATTCGGAACCGCCGCCCAGCGGTGCGCCCGAGGGCTCCGCGCAGATCGAGGAGCTGTTCCTCGACTACTTCGAGAGCCAGGACCTGCCCGTCGAACCGACCGAGTTCTCCGGCCGCTCCGACTACGGGCCGTTCATCGAGGCCGGCATCCCCGCCGGGGGCCTGTTCACCGGCGCCGAGGGCATCAAGACCCAGGAGCAGGAGGAGATCTACGGTGGCATCGCGGGTGAGCAGTACGACCAGTGCTACCACCTGTCGTGCGACACGATCGACAACCTGAGCCTCGACGCCCTCGATCAGATGAGTGACGCCGCTGCGCACGCCACCATCTCCCTGGCGCAGAGCACCGAAGCGATCAATGAAAGACGTGGCAAGGGCAACTTCAACGTCAAGCCCGACCACGACGTGCCCGCCCCGACCGACATGGCGGCCATGCCGCGGTAG
- a CDS encoding ABC transporter permease produces MRVGAGEGRGMAWERVASRRSRVGLQAVMGWLGLGAIALLLLPLVGLLVNTPWTRFGELIGDATVRSALRLSLVTSLTALAVSTILGVPLAWLLARREFPAKTLLRALCVLPMVLPPVVGGVALLLAFGRRGLIGQPLDALTGITLPFSAAGVVLAETFVAMPFLIVTVEAGLRSMDRRYEDVAATLGAGRWLVFRRVTLPLLGPSLGAGMALCWARALGEFGATITFAGNLSGRTQTMPLAVYLELERDVDAAILLSLLLLTVSVIVLVALRGRYLGVG; encoded by the coding sequence ATGAGGGTGGGTGCCGGCGAGGGCCGGGGGATGGCCTGGGAGCGGGTGGCGTCTCGGCGGTCGCGGGTCGGTCTGCAGGCGGTGATGGGCTGGCTGGGGCTGGGTGCCATCGCCCTGCTGCTCCTGCCCCTCGTCGGTCTGCTGGTCAACACCCCGTGGACGCGCTTCGGTGAGCTGATCGGCGATGCGACCGTGCGGTCGGCGCTGCGCCTGTCGCTCGTGACCTCGTTGACCGCGTTGGCCGTGTCGACGATTCTCGGCGTGCCGCTCGCCTGGCTGCTCGCGCGACGCGAGTTCCCTGCGAAGACCCTGCTGCGGGCGCTCTGCGTGCTGCCGATGGTGCTGCCACCGGTGGTCGGCGGCGTGGCCCTGCTGCTCGCGTTCGGCCGCCGGGGTCTGATCGGTCAGCCGCTGGACGCCCTGACCGGCATCACACTGCCGTTCTCCGCCGCGGGCGTCGTGCTGGCCGAGACGTTCGTCGCCATGCCGTTCCTGATCGTGACGGTCGAGGCTGGGCTGCGATCGATGGACCGCCGCTACGAGGACGTCGCCGCGACCCTAGGTGCCGGCCGGTGGCTGGTGTTCCGACGCGTGACGCTTCCGCTGCTGGGTCCGTCGCTCGGTGCCGGCATGGCGCTGTGCTGGGCCAGGGCACTCGGCGAGTTCGGTGCCACCATCACGTTCGCCGGCAACCTTTCCGGACGCACGCAGACCATGCCTCTGGCGGTGTACCTGGAGCTCGAACGCGACGTCGACGCGGCGATCCTGCTCAGCCTGCTCCTGCTCACCGTGTCGGTGATCGTCCTGGTTGCGCTGCGCGGCCGCTACCTCGGCGTCGGCTGA
- a CDS encoding phosphotransferase, whose product MTTIRRVGDTVRRPTGPWSASVHRVLEHLATVGFPASPRLHGVDPDGCEVLDWIDGQTVGRPPWPSWAWDDRVLISVGHLLRDYHEAVRDVVVPPDARWRTGTGAPGPGEIVCHNDVGPPNLVFDGMRIVGLIDWDLAAPARPEWDLAHAAWMTVPLMDPVRARNHGIDLTVDDQAERLRVLCAAYGMPADVDVIGVVTRRIAATVAAVTSAQRRDDPALVRLGAFVPAMRAAATYVRVNATTLRSAVQP is encoded by the coding sequence ATGACCACGATCCGCCGTGTCGGTGACACCGTCCGACGACCGACCGGACCGTGGAGCGCGAGCGTGCACCGGGTGCTGGAGCACCTCGCCACGGTCGGCTTTCCTGCCTCGCCCCGGCTCCACGGCGTGGACCCGGACGGCTGTGAGGTGCTCGACTGGATCGACGGCCAGACCGTGGGCAGGCCGCCGTGGCCGTCGTGGGCGTGGGACGATCGCGTCCTGATCAGCGTGGGCCACCTCCTGCGCGACTACCACGAGGCGGTCCGCGATGTCGTCGTCCCACCCGACGCGCGATGGCGCACCGGGACCGGCGCGCCGGGCCCAGGGGAGATCGTGTGCCACAACGACGTCGGCCCGCCGAACCTCGTGTTCGACGGGATGCGGATCGTCGGGCTCATTGACTGGGACCTGGCGGCCCCGGCCCGCCCCGAGTGGGACCTCGCGCACGCTGCGTGGATGACCGTGCCGCTGATGGACCCGGTGCGGGCACGCAACCACGGCATCGACCTGACCGTTGACGACCAGGCCGAACGGCTGCGTGTGCTGTGCGCGGCCTACGGCATGCCCGCCGACGTCGACGTCATCGGCGTGGTCACCCGCCGGATCGCCGCCACCGTCGCGGCGGTCACCTCGGCACAGCGGCGCGACGACCCTGCACTGGTGCGGCTGGGGGCGTTCGTACCCGCCATGCGGGCCGCCGCCACGTACGTACGCGTCAACGCGACCACCCTGCGCAGCGCGGTGCAGCCGTAG
- a CDS encoding adenylate/guanylate cyclase domain-containing protein gives MVCPHCGTHNDAGELACAACGSPLRTDAPRPERRYATVVFADLVGFTAFAEDRDPEDVHAVVDRCLSMLGAVVAEHGGSVTRVIGDEVMALFGAPVAHGDDAERAVRAALVMQQRMSADGHLAGGFQLRVGINTGVVLYAPLGPDATRRPTVMSDAVNIAARLRSEAEPAGVLVGRETYRTTRHAIDYADTRMVTVRGKSAPLPAWTALRARPRSQTASPWTLPLVDRTAEMATLQDAWRDVCTTDAARVVAVVGSAGIGKSRLVEAFREQLDHETARVLRGWALAYGTGTGYGPLSHQLRADAGVTDGQRMPEARTLLWARMRQIIADADELDEAQLAALAGLSSGEAIAERQGLLAFARRYLAALARRRPTALVFEDMHWADPSVLDLIELVATRTRDAPLLVVVVARPELFDMRPSWRTDAMPIRIVPLEPLGHDDARQLVSAAVADDATNGDAAAVIDRAGGNPLFILELVAAAQGGTATADNVPPTVQNLIASRLDALREDCRQLALAAAVVGKAFSRDDVVALRADAVDVHVDAQLDALIDAGVIQRAATRTDRYAFNHDLIRDTAYETLARSTRRHYHAQIARRLEAAHAGTVDELAGQVAYHWLRTDDPVAAVPYLVAAAERASHAWATQEAAALYSQALEVLPDDDERRPGLRLAHAIALTDAGDLTRACDAFAALIGDLSGAERVEALIQWSKAAFWTMDTAGAQRLARRAKEEAETIGAVPHARAAVHLCNALSSLETRTAEGVAEGEAIIRSWPADAPTRDRGSMLSMLSVYHYWVGDFGASIDRGREGYQISRDLRSLDDMLLASSHLALGLTGAGRHVEALQVCRDAAADGLAHELIPRFTARLFNMWANALRELGDLDGARRRSEEAIELGERAAFPPPIVQARIDLLYADLAADEFGRASRLWPELHAQAAAMKAWHNWLTIGRLATARAEILLATSEPEVAAEAAHEAIDHARRVGRRKYEVASRQVLGSALLAQRRPRDAVGVFEVCLRDASTLGQPTAVMRAAAGLRDAAFAAGEDDRAEVADGVARDALRSFLDRVGDQWRDHVLSTPAGRAVARA, from the coding sequence GGTCGCCCACGGTGACGATGCCGAGCGTGCAGTGCGTGCGGCGCTTGTCATGCAGCAGCGCATGTCAGCGGATGGGCACCTGGCCGGTGGGTTCCAGCTGCGGGTTGGCATCAACACTGGCGTCGTGCTGTACGCGCCGCTCGGCCCGGACGCCACCCGGCGCCCGACCGTGATGAGCGACGCGGTCAACATCGCAGCGCGTCTGCGCAGTGAGGCGGAACCGGCGGGTGTGCTCGTCGGTCGCGAGACCTATCGCACGACGCGGCACGCCATCGACTACGCGGACACGCGCATGGTCACCGTCCGCGGCAAGTCGGCCCCGCTGCCGGCGTGGACAGCGTTGCGCGCACGACCCCGGTCCCAGACAGCGTCGCCGTGGACGCTCCCGCTGGTCGACCGGACCGCCGAGATGGCGACGCTGCAGGACGCCTGGCGCGATGTGTGCACGACCGATGCCGCGCGTGTCGTCGCAGTCGTCGGCTCGGCGGGCATCGGCAAGTCGCGGCTCGTGGAGGCGTTCAGGGAGCAGCTCGATCACGAGACCGCGCGTGTGCTGCGGGGCTGGGCACTGGCCTACGGGACCGGGACCGGCTACGGGCCGCTGTCGCACCAGCTCCGCGCCGACGCCGGCGTGACCGACGGCCAGCGGATGCCCGAGGCGCGGACGCTGCTGTGGGCCCGCATGCGCCAGATCATCGCGGACGCCGACGAGCTCGACGAGGCGCAGTTGGCGGCCCTCGCGGGCCTCTCGAGCGGGGAGGCGATCGCCGAACGCCAGGGACTGCTGGCGTTCGCCAGGCGGTACCTCGCGGCGCTCGCGCGCAGGCGTCCCACCGCGCTGGTCTTCGAGGACATGCACTGGGCCGATCCCAGCGTGCTGGATCTGATCGAGCTGGTCGCCACGCGTACGCGCGACGCGCCGTTGCTGGTCGTCGTGGTCGCCCGACCCGAGCTGTTCGACATGCGACCGTCCTGGCGCACCGACGCGATGCCGATCCGCATCGTGCCGCTCGAGCCTCTGGGCCACGACGACGCGCGCCAGCTCGTCAGCGCGGCGGTTGCCGACGACGCCACGAACGGTGACGCCGCTGCGGTCATCGATCGCGCGGGCGGCAACCCGTTGTTCATCCTGGAGCTGGTCGCGGCGGCGCAGGGAGGCACGGCCACGGCCGACAACGTTCCGCCCACCGTGCAGAACCTCATCGCCTCGCGGCTCGACGCGCTCAGGGAGGACTGCCGGCAGCTCGCGCTGGCAGCGGCGGTCGTCGGCAAGGCATTCTCGCGCGACGACGTGGTCGCCCTGCGCGCCGACGCCGTCGACGTGCACGTGGACGCGCAGCTCGACGCGTTGATCGACGCGGGCGTGATCCAGCGCGCCGCGACGCGGACCGACCGGTACGCCTTCAACCACGACCTGATCCGCGACACCGCGTACGAGACCCTCGCGCGCTCGACGCGCCGCCACTACCACGCGCAGATCGCGCGGCGCCTCGAAGCGGCGCACGCCGGCACCGTCGACGAGCTCGCGGGTCAGGTGGCCTACCACTGGCTGCGCACGGACGACCCGGTGGCGGCCGTCCCGTACCTCGTCGCGGCGGCCGAGCGTGCGAGTCACGCGTGGGCCACGCAGGAGGCTGCGGCCTTGTACAGCCAGGCGCTGGAGGTGCTTCCGGACGACGATGAACGCCGACCGGGGTTGCGGCTCGCGCACGCCATCGCGCTGACCGATGCCGGGGACCTGACGCGGGCGTGTGACGCGTTCGCGGCGCTGATCGGCGATCTGTCCGGGGCCGAACGCGTCGAGGCGCTGATCCAGTGGTCGAAGGCGGCGTTCTGGACCATGGACACCGCCGGGGCGCAGCGTCTCGCGCGGCGGGCGAAGGAGGAGGCGGAGACGATCGGCGCCGTGCCGCACGCGCGCGCGGCGGTCCACCTGTGCAACGCGTTGTCGTCGCTGGAGACGCGCACGGCCGAGGGTGTCGCGGAGGGGGAGGCGATCATCCGGTCGTGGCCGGCCGACGCTCCGACACGCGATCGTGGCTCCATGCTCAGCATGCTCTCCGTCTACCACTACTGGGTGGGTGACTTCGGCGCCTCGATCGACCGGGGGCGCGAGGGCTATCAGATCAGCCGGGACCTGCGCAGCCTCGACGACATGCTGTTGGCGTCCAGCCATCTCGCGCTCGGTCTCACCGGCGCGGGCCGCCACGTCGAGGCGCTGCAGGTGTGCCGGGACGCCGCCGCCGACGGGTTGGCGCACGAGCTGATCCCGCGGTTCACCGCCCGCCTGTTCAACATGTGGGCGAACGCGTTGCGCGAGCTCGGCGACCTCGACGGTGCGCGCCGGCGCAGCGAGGAGGCGATCGAGCTGGGTGAGCGGGCGGCGTTTCCGCCGCCGATCGTCCAGGCCCGCATAGACCTGCTCTACGCCGACCTGGCCGCGGATGAGTTCGGTCGGGCGTCGCGGCTCTGGCCCGAGCTCCACGCGCAGGCCGCGGCGATGAAGGCCTGGCACAACTGGTTGACCATCGGTCGGTTGGCGACGGCCCGCGCGGAGATCCTTCTGGCCACGTCGGAGCCCGAGGTCGCGGCCGAGGCGGCGCACGAGGCGATCGATCACGCGCGCCGTGTGGGACGCCGCAAGTACGAGGTGGCGTCGCGGCAGGTGCTCGGGTCCGCGCTGCTGGCGCAACGGCGTCCCCGTGACGCGGTGGGCGTGTTCGAAGTCTGCCTGCGCGACGCGTCCACGCTCGGTCAGCCGACCGCCGTCATGCGGGCCGCCGCGGGCCTGCGTGATGCGGCGTTCGCAGCCGGTGAGGACGACCGTGCGGAGGTCGCCGACGGCGTCGCGCGCGACGCGCTGCGTTCGTTCCTGGACCGGGTGGGCGACCAGTGGCGGGACCACGTGCTGTCGACACCGGCCGGACGCGCGGTCGCGCGCGCGTAG
- a CDS encoding ABC transporter ATP-binding protein, which yields MRDASASTAAVAEGVAGTDGLVARVTVDRGSFLLDVALEVGAGEVIALLGPNGAGKTTLLRTLAGLGGLRSGRVVIAGRTLDDTAAGVRLAPEDRGVSVVFQDHLLFPHLDALDNVAFGLRARGMSSRDARARAVEWVARVGLSDVAHHRPDQLSGGQAQRAALARALAYQPDLLLMDEPLSALDVEARLAIRRALRGHLDAFAGPAIVITHDPVEAIALANRLVILEAGRIVQDGSIDDVTQRPRSAWVAGLVGLNLYRGRADGTTVRLPSAQRIVTATAARGDVFAAVHPTAVALYRARPDGTPRNVWTGTIDGFDVHGDRVRVHVAGPLPIVAEVTPAAVAALDLGIGGDVHVSVKATEVNIYPA from the coding sequence ATGAGGGACGCGTCTGCATCGACGGCCGCCGTGGCCGAGGGCGTCGCAGGTACCGACGGTTTGGTGGCCCGTGTCACGGTCGACCGCGGGTCGTTCCTGCTCGACGTGGCACTGGAGGTCGGCGCCGGCGAGGTCATCGCGCTGCTCGGCCCCAACGGTGCCGGCAAGACCACGCTGTTGCGCACCCTCGCCGGCCTCGGCGGACTGCGGTCCGGACGTGTCGTGATCGCCGGCCGCACGCTGGACGACACGGCTGCGGGTGTCCGCCTGGCGCCGGAGGACCGCGGCGTCAGCGTGGTCTTCCAGGACCACCTGCTGTTCCCCCACCTCGATGCGCTCGACAACGTGGCGTTCGGACTGCGCGCCCGCGGGATGTCGTCGCGTGACGCCCGTGCGCGTGCCGTGGAGTGGGTGGCGCGGGTCGGGTTGTCAGATGTCGCGCACCACCGCCCCGACCAGTTGTCGGGTGGCCAGGCCCAACGCGCGGCGCTGGCACGCGCGCTGGCCTACCAGCCGGACCTGCTGCTGATGGACGAACCGTTGTCGGCACTCGACGTCGAGGCACGCCTCGCGATCCGGCGCGCCCTCCGCGGTCACCTGGATGCGTTCGCCGGGCCGGCCATCGTCATCACGCACGACCCTGTCGAGGCCATCGCCCTGGCAAACCGTCTGGTCATCCTCGAGGCAGGGAGGATCGTCCAGGACGGATCGATCGACGACGTCACGCAGCGGCCCCGGTCGGCGTGGGTCGCCGGGCTGGTGGGCCTCAACCTGTATCGGGGGCGGGCGGACGGCACCACCGTCCGCCTGCCGTCGGCACAGCGGATCGTCACCGCGACGGCGGCGCGTGGGGACGTGTTCGCCGCCGTGCATCCCACCGCCGTCGCGCTGTACCGTGCCCGACCGGACGGGACGCCACGCAACGTGTGGACCGGGACCATCGACGGGTTCGACGTGCACGGCGACCGTGTGCGCGTCCACGTCGCCGGGCCGCTGCCGATCGTCGCCGAGGTCACCCCGGCGGCGGTCGCCGCCCTCGACCTGGGCATCGGCGGCGACGTCCACGTCTCGGTCAAGGCCACCGAGGTCAACATCTATCCCGCATGA
- a CDS encoding cupin domain-containing protein, with protein MKIVRAADVTARTADTRKWTAGVWRADILVTRSDGLRSNRFTYAPGSRSHWHIHDGEQAIIVVDGRGLIQWEGLDAAEILAPGDWVHVSPGVAHWHGAVPDEVFTHLAVTASGPTRWLHAVDDDTYTASLPDAG; from the coding sequence ATGAAGATCGTTCGAGCGGCCGACGTGACCGCACGCACCGCTGATACGCGGAAGTGGACGGCGGGGGTGTGGCGCGCGGACATCCTGGTGACCCGGAGCGACGGTCTGCGCAGCAACCGCTTCACGTATGCCCCGGGCAGCCGCTCGCACTGGCACATCCACGACGGCGAGCAGGCGATCATCGTGGTCGACGGCCGTGGCCTCATCCAGTGGGAGGGCCTCGACGCCGCCGAGATCCTCGCGCCGGGGGATTGGGTGCACGTCAGCCCCGGCGTCGCGCACTGGCATGGCGCCGTGCCCGACGAGGTCTTCACCCATCTGGCCGTGACGGCCTCGGGACCGACCCGGTGGCTGCACGCTGTCGACGACGACACCTACACGGCGAGCCTTCCGGATGCCGGGTGA
- the modA gene encoding molybdate ABC transporter substrate-binding protein encodes MADRVVGCLLLALMLAACAGSGSAAPTTGRTASSDALAGTVTVFAAASLTDAFEAIGERFEQAHPDVDVAFNFASSSTLATQITEGAPADVFASADQAQMDVVDDAGGIVGERVDIARNSLQIAVEPGNPMGIAGLDDLARADVTVVLAAEEVPAGEYARQVLDAQRVAVDPASLETDVRAVLSRVALGEADAGVVYTSDVESADGAVEGVVIPPDRNVAVTYPIATVTDAPNPAAADAFAGHVTSDEGLALLRAAGFSAP; translated from the coding sequence TTGGCGGACCGCGTCGTCGGGTGTCTCCTGCTCGCCCTGATGCTCGCCGCGTGCGCTGGTTCCGGGTCGGCGGCGCCGACCACGGGACGGACGGCATCGTCGGACGCGTTGGCCGGCACCGTGACCGTGTTCGCCGCGGCGTCGCTGACCGATGCGTTCGAGGCGATCGGGGAGCGGTTCGAGCAGGCGCATCCCGACGTGGACGTGGCGTTCAACTTCGCCAGCAGCTCGACCCTGGCGACGCAGATCACCGAGGGCGCGCCCGCGGATGTGTTCGCCTCGGCCGACCAGGCGCAGATGGACGTGGTCGACGATGCGGGCGGCATCGTGGGGGAGCGCGTCGACATCGCACGCAACAGCCTGCAGATCGCCGTCGAGCCCGGCAATCCGATGGGGATCGCGGGCCTCGACGATCTCGCACGCGCCGACGTGACCGTGGTGCTCGCGGCCGAGGAGGTCCCCGCCGGGGAGTACGCCCGTCAGGTCCTCGACGCACAGCGGGTCGCGGTCGATCCGGCGTCGCTGGAGACCGACGTGCGCGCCGTCCTGTCCCGTGTGGCGTTGGGTGAGGCCGATGCGGGCGTGGTCTACACCAGCGACGTCGAGTCGGCGGACGGCGCTGTCGAGGGCGTGGTCATCCCGCCGGACCGCAACGTTGCGGTGACGTATCCGATCGCCACGGTGACCGATGCGCCCAACCCGGCTGCGGCCGACGCGTTCGCGGGCCATGTGACCTCCGACGAGGGTCTGGCACTGCTGCGCGCCGCCGGGTTCTCGGCGCCATGA
- a CDS encoding PspC domain-containing protein, with product MSTASPFDADAPTPDGTVRDDATAPDRPMIDDGSPVDSPPERVPLRRSTTDKVVAGVAGGLGRYLGIDPVIIRIALVVLALTGGSGVLLYIIGWIAIPEEQPGEVPAGVVSPDRNHGIIVLGGVLMIAGGLLFADRLIPSFATFMGPLILVGLGAALVVGARR from the coding sequence ATGAGTACCGCATCGCCATTTGACGCTGACGCGCCGACACCCGACGGCACCGTGCGGGACGACGCGACGGCTCCCGACCGTCCGATGATCGACGACGGTTCTCCGGTGGACTCGCCGCCTGAGCGCGTCCCGCTGCGGCGGTCGACCACGGACAAGGTGGTCGCTGGTGTGGCGGGTGGCCTGGGACGCTACCTCGGTATCGACCCGGTGATCATCAGGATCGCCCTCGTCGTGCTGGCGCTGACCGGCGGATCGGGCGTCCTGCTGTACATCATTGGCTGGATCGCGATCCCGGAGGAGCAGCCAGGCGAGGTGCCGGCGGGGGTCGTGTCGCCGGACCGCAACCACGGCATCATCGTGTTGGGCGGGGTGCTGATGATCGCCGGGGGGCTGCTGTTCGCCGACCGGCTGATCCCGTCGTTCGCGACCTTCATGGGTCCGCTGATCCTGGTCGGCCTCGGCGCGGCGCTTGTCGTGGGAGCGCGGCGGTGA
- a CDS encoding nitroreductase family deazaflavin-dependent oxidoreductase — protein MLYGEEHVRRYRETAGEIGHEWQPGVFTLLLTTTGRRTGDRYTTPLIYREDGPRYVVVASNGGADEHPDWYHNLQHEPEVEVQVADQIIAATARTASSEDRSRLWPAMTEVWPDYDDYTQRTDRDIPLVVLTPRS, from the coding sequence ATGTTGTACGGCGAGGAGCATGTGCGCAGGTATCGTGAGACCGCGGGCGAGATCGGTCACGAATGGCAGCCGGGGGTGTTCACGCTGCTGTTGACCACGACGGGACGCAGGACGGGCGACCGCTACACGACGCCGTTGATCTACCGCGAGGACGGACCCCGGTACGTCGTCGTCGCATCGAACGGCGGTGCCGACGAGCACCCTGACTGGTACCACAACCTTCAGCATGAGCCTGAGGTTGAGGTCCAGGTGGCCGATCAGATCATTGCTGCCACCGCTCGCACGGCGTCGAGCGAGGACAGGTCCCGGCTGTGGCCCGCGATGACTGAGGTGTGGCCCGACTACGACGATTACACGCAACGGACCGACCGTGACATCCCGCTCGTGGTGCTCACACCGCGGTCCTGA